The genome window GAGGGTCTGAGCTCCGGGAGCGTCTATCATAAGAGCCATAGTTGCTCCTTTTTCGGCCGGGGCTGTTGTTTCTCCAGCTGGGACCCCTCTTTCTTTGCTCCTTGATGTCGACCGCCTCTTCCCCTCTGATGTGAGCCTCAgccctttcaagggcttcttccaaggttttgggcagGCGCTTGTAAAAGTCCCTGGTGAGATACTTAGAGGTGATTGCATTCATAAAGCCTGCAACCCTCATCTTCTCTTCGGCTCCCACATACGTCAAACCTTCTTTTTTGTACCTCTCGATGAAATCCCTGAGGCTTTCATTGTCCTTTTGTTTAATCTGGAAAATCACTGTGGCATCCTTCACATACCTCCTTTTCTGTGAGAAGTTAGCCAAGAAACCTTTGTTTAAGTCATCGAAGGTTCGAATGCTTCAGGctggtaggtcgttgaaccagattcgAGTAGACACTACGAGGGTTTGCATAAACATTAAGCAGCATTCAGTGTTGGACCATTTCTCTATTCTCGCTGCCCCGGTGAAGATTTGGAGGTGATCCTCTGGATCTTCCGTTCCATCATACGTCCGTATGTGAGAAGGGATTTTGATTCTGGTTTGGAAATTGTAATCAGCAATTTGTTAGGAGAAACAGGATAAATTGCTTGGCTTGTATGGTTTGGCCAAATCTTCTTCTGCTCTTGTGCCCAGGTTGTTGTTAGCATTCCCTTGGGTGGCTAGCACCTGGTTGATGAAGTGCTGCTAAGGGAAGCTGGCCATCATTTGTGGCATGaagttgaagccttgaaggctttcaGGTGCAGCTGTATAGTTCACCCCCATAGGAGCACTCATGACGGCACTACGTGCCAAGGCAAGGACAGATAAGGCCTGTTCCCACGTGGTAGTTGCTGGAGGTGGAAGACTTGCAATAGGAGATTGTAACAACTGAACCAAAGTTAACTCGTGCCCCAATGGTGCACCGGTTGCCACTGGCTAAGAAGAAAATAAAGGAAAAGATGTTGGATCTGGCCTTGTAAATGTATATAGACTGGGATTCAGAGGAGGATGGCTAGGACCAGCTTCATTTCTGGACACGGTAGGCTGTGAGCTTCTAAAGGAAGAACAGGTGGCCCTGGTGACAATGACGGTTCTGGTTCATCATAGTCTAGCCTGATTCTTACCCCTTTATCCCTTTCCCTGTTCACGTATTGGTTAAGGAGAGACCTTAAATGTAGGAAATTGTTCACGACCCCCTCCGGTGTGAGGTCGATGCATGTTGGAGTGTTTGTTGCACCGACATTAGGAGATGGGACTCCTGAACGAGACGGGGTCGGTGTCTGGAAGGAGAGGAACTCGGGATATGTTGCTCCTGTTGGAGTGCTTCCCGGAGTCGAAAACGAAGTAGGTACAACCATAGGAGTTTGGCTAGTGCTGGGAGTAGAGGTACGTGGAATTTGGTTTACCTCTCCCGGGGATTCCCCTTCAGACATGATGATTTCAGAGAGaatggagctacactactagtcttttgagaaaaataagcgacgtagccccacggtgggtgcCAACTTGTTACTACAACAAATACGAGACCAAGGGTAGTGGACTgactggttaggcaaaaggcttgaagggttctggtttgcctaacgcaggtcgtggggtccccccacgtttgctaGACGTAGGAGGAGGTTCACCAGTTCTGTTGTTGTTCACTTGAAATCCTTGACTGAAATAGATTCAGCCTCGAATGTTGTTATTAGCGAAGTTATAATATTTGAAGTGAAGAAGAGAGGCATGCATGAAGCAAGTTCTCAAGGGAGAAGAAGAAAAATTAGAGATCAAGGATCATCTGAGCTGATCGGAATGTCCTGCATGAATGACAAGGGCTGTCATTTATAGAGGAAAGTTCTTCCCAAAGGGGAAACCTTTGACTAGTGAACCTCAACTGCAGTAGGGGACTTACCCATTTAGGGGTTGAAGGCTTCGGACTTGCGGGTAAAAGGATGTTTCCTTTGTGCATTCCACTTTTGCTGCTGAGAGGAGAGTTGGTGGGTTACCAGTGACGTGACTGGTTACTGTGCTTGTTCTTTTTGTTGTTTACCATAACTCGCAGGTTTTGAACCTTTTAACCGTTTAACCTCTTAAGCTGTTATGTGTTTTAGTCATATTATTGACActtgagctacccccgtcatcacaTGGGTTACATGGGAGTTATTATTTTTCTTATCTTTTtaaatttcaaattcaaattagTATGCGTTATCCCTTTTGTTTTGCTTATCTTTTTCTTTACTTTGTTAGGAGTGTTTAAAAACTCTCGGTTATCACAATGGAATGGTGAACAACCAGATCCCAATAATGATAATGTTTATGATGATACTGAGCCAAAATATGATGATATGAATGAAGCTACTGATCAAGGGGAGTTtagtgaaaatacaaaagaattgGTAGTTACAGAAGAATTGGATCTGGATGATATTGTTGATGAAGTATCAAGTGCTCTAACAGACAGGGAAATGGTGGTGTATGTGCCTTAAACCTCAGATACCTGATACCTAAAAAGCCTGCAAGCTGAGGTTAAGGACGTCATCATGGAAGACATCACTGAAGAGGATGCTAATGAAATTGAGTTGGAATGGTCTTCTGATAGAACTTATGTGGCTTCAGATGGTGGATTGGTTCCTAACATCAATTATTCTTTCGAAGATGATAAAGAACTGAAAACCAGTGTTTCTGAAAGCTCAACAACTCTATCAACAGGGGCAGACAAAGTAGAATCTagtgaagaaaagaaaaaggagaaCGCCTCATGGTTTAAGCAGTTGTCTATTCCTCCAATTGTCAAAGCTTTGTATGTAAACAAAGGGGCTTCAAAGTAAAGTCAACTGGTAGAAATTTTTAGTTGGAAGTACGATGAGGTATTCAACTGGTTTGTAATCAAAAGGATTGATGGGTTACAATACTTCGAGGTTTGGGTTTAGTCGGCTTTAATAGCTGACCTGGTTGTGAATTACATTCTTTGGCCCGGTGATGGGGTATGGTATTGGACCCGACCCGAATGGTCGGACATTCTCGTTACTTATCGTcttttatattaatatttattattGTTGCTTACTAACCCAACCGCGAGATCCAACATGGTGTAGTTTACACTACTTTGGGCTGGGGACTTGTAGAGATAACCCCTAACTGGGTTTGGCCCATTAAGGTTAGGGGAAGCCCATGTCTCCTATATAAGGAGGTGTTCACCTCATTATTAGGGCATAAGATATGGAGCTGCCACACTTTTGCTGCTGGAAATAAGAGATTCTTCTCTTACCGGCCATCTCTACATCCCCGTGTTTCTCTCTTCTCCATTGCAGATCAACGTTCAAGAGGAAGAACAAGGTGTGATTCTCTATCCTCTCAGAGAAAGTGGTTCAAACCCCCTCTTCAGGTGAATCTATCCCTAGTTTTTTCTGACAATAACTTACTCTAAAGGGAGGTGGAACATGATGATATTCTGATCCTTTTCCATTCCCAACAACCTTTTCCTCATATTCGTTCTCTTTGGTCTGGTTTGGAAAAATGTGATCAAACACATATGACGAAGTTGAGTAACTATTAAATTTCTTATTGACCTTTCCATTTCAATTGTTGATGTTGCTAACTCTTGCTTAAGTACTGCAATTGTGTCAAGATGAATGTTGATTGCAGTTTGCTTATCTATCGTGGTTGCTTTAAGGATCATTATAGTAGTCTCATTTTCATGGATAAGCTCAACAAATTGTTTAGTTTTGCTACTCATCTTATCATATGCCTCTTTCATCAGAGAATAATCATATTTCAAAAGATCattttgctttttcaattcttgaaattttttatctttttgaGCAATGTTTTCACAGCCAGACCGGACCGGCCGGCCGGCCAGACTGGTTCAACCGAGAATTGGCGACGCTGACGGTCCGGCCATGCTATCTGAACTGCTTTTAACTTAAATCGGCCGGTTCTGGCGGTTTTCCAGTTGAGCCGTTAGCCGGCCATCGGCGGTCGGGCtggattttcttatttttttgttTGCGGGTGCCAGAGAAGGAGTAAGAACGATTAAAAAAGGGTGAGATCGAGGAGTTGTAGTCTGTAGATACGATTGCAGAGTTTCATATGTTGTAATAGCTTGAAAATAACGATACTGGAAAAGTACCAATTTTCAACTGTTGGTGATGCTCTGGATACCATAAGAATGACGGCTGCAATCTGTTGTAGGGTTTTGATACTGAACGAAAAGAAAGGAAAGTAAAATAGGAATGTGGATTAGGTATTCTGATGCTAGGTttaatgtttctttttatttGTGGGCTTTATTAAGCCCATAAATCTCATTTTTTCTATAATATGTAAGAATAtggttattattatttaaaaatacaattgcaactttatattttaaaatatatttttcctaAATAATAATTTGAATATAAGGTAATCCGATTCACGTAACTGGTTCGACCGGTTGAACCGGTATGACCAATGAACGGGTAGAATGACCGGTTCGATCACCGGTCCGGTtttaaaaacattgtttttgagaaCATTCAATGCACTTTATTGAACATTTTTCCTTCAGAATATCATTTGTTTCATCAAGTTCCTTGCATTTATGTTTCAAAAGGTCTTCCTTTTCAGATATCTCTGTACATTTTTTGTTGAAAAACTATTCTTTTGCAGTTAATTCTGAGTATGtttgttttaaaattttatcGTTTTCAACTATCTCTATGCATTTTTGTTTCAAAACTCTTTTTCAACAACCTATAAGTAAGTTCGTTTTAAAAATTCTTCTTTTTCAGTAAATTCTGCGCATTTTTGTTTGAAAAATTCTTCTTTTTCGGCACAGAACTCGCATGGTTTAGTGCATTTGTTGCACTCAGATTCATTTCTCCCAACATCTTTTTCACTTTCTTCTTTCTCAAACTTCTCACTTTTCATCTGTTCACCAACCGATTCATCTTTTTCTCCAACCTGAGCCGTCATTGCTTTATCTGCTATGTTGCTCACATTTTCTTCTTCCATCACTTTTACCACATCGACGATTTCTTCAACTCTCTATGTCCTACTGATTCCGATGCTGATGTAGTACATATCTGCAAAAGCATTATAAATTTCATCAGATAAAGAATAAGATACATCAGAATTTTTGGAAGTTACATCAGAATAAATTTCTTCTTCTTTCCATATCATTTCTTCAACCATTTGTTTGGGTTCTTCAATAATTTCAGCAAGCAATGCTCGCCCTTCAATGTTAGGAATGTGATGATTCCAATTAAAACACTCGTCTTCTTGAGTGACAACTAATGCTCTGTTTTTCGATTTTGAAGATCCAGCTTCGATTTTAGGTCCTGGTTGTGGTGAAGGCTTGTGATATATAGCTTGTTGATAGTAATCACTATGAAAATGATTGACATTGCTCTAATTTTCTTGATTCAAACATTCTCTTTCAAAATGTCCTCGTTGTTTGCACTTGAAACAAACCTTTGATTTATCAAAGCCAAGTTTAGAATCAGATCGAAGCAAACATTGTCTCCCTGTGATTTCAGTAAACCTCTACATCCGTCTCAAAATACTAGCCATGTTCCACATGATTTCCATCAGTTCTAACTCTtcttgatctatctgatcataattaGGGATGAGCatgtgaagaaacactagataaatgaccAGAATCAAATTATAAGGGGTTTGGATCTGCATAAAGGGGGTTGTTCTCTCTCATTTGATTCGATGTGACTGACcttcttctccggtgaacactacaaaacagaacaccgttagcctcgtcacggggAAAATGGAGGTTTTCTCCGTGGcccgactccggcgtgagaataagtatgtgtttatgaagaagaagaagaagtattgacgaagtgtgtgtaacttggtGTTCATACCTGAATTGTTCTCATGTTTATAGCCGagagtttgggcgggaaaactcgttgatgaaatattaacggaagatgctaaacCCGTAGgcggttacatttccttccgttaatcttcttgatccgacgtgagagcacacggatcgcTCTTTTGATCTACGGCTGGGGAATTGTCACGTGGAAAGTGGACAAGTGGAGGTTTTCCtccaattccatgccatcatcgtgGTTTCAGGGAGGCCTGAGATGacgacacgtgtccagacggttataaccatCTGGTAGTGCACGATTGAGTCCTTCTAGAAGGTTATTACCATAATCCAGTGTGACTCCTTATCGTGTGGCACCAGTTGAGTAAACAATCCCTAAGTCTGGGTATTATTTAAGCGGAAGTGTCTAACTTAGGATTTCTATCCTTTGTTTATGGAGGAAGGCGCAAGGATTTATGATTTCCTTTTCAGCGCGCAAGTGTTACTTGTTGTCTTTCTCCTAAGCCTTCTTTGtgggaccagtgcgcggccgcgcggGGTCAAAGATGGCTAAAAGATAAAGTTATGGTATGGTCCCAAATATTtatttatgaggtttttgggaccttaccccttcaagtccccccagtctactgttgctcttatgcaaataagtggaggaCTGGACTATGAGAGGGATACTTGTGGGTTTTTTAGGCGCGAAAATGAAGAATCTTTTATGAGAAGATTCTCTTTGCTTATTTTAGTGAAAAAAGTTTTGACTTTGGGTAAGATGAACAGTTTATGAGGGAAGATATTTATACCTTTGTTTATTCTGGACTGTTGCGATGAAGGGTTTTTGTAATTATGAGCTGACGATAAGTGACGTCATTTCTTATAATTCGTGCTGACTCTTCGTCTTCTGGCTTAACTGTAGGTTCTTGGAATGCGTGTAGGCCATGTCAGGGGTTTTAAATGGGATGTGATACTTGCAATGGCAGCGCCGTTGAGACAGCAGTTGATTTGACAATCAATCATCACAATTCTTATCTCGATGTTGCCGCTTCTTTGGTCCATATATTCACTTTGGGAGACGTTCTTTCCCCAATGTTGACAAAATGGAGAACAGGGGAATGATTCGATGGAGAAGACTTTCTAAGGTGCTGCAAGTGCTTGATGCCGCTGATGGTTTGCTACTACTTTCCCGATCATTGCCTGATCCTGCTGCTAGGGATGAAGATGCCAACCGTCGGGACGTTTCAGAAGACCGGATTCATCTTCGTCTTGCTGACGATAATAATGGTGGAGTTACCCGGTTGTCGGCACATCTGGTGACCCAGTCCTTTCCGGTTGGCCGGAGAGGGAGTTCGTCGATTATTTACCAACGACGTTGCCGGGTTGTTATTCCGGATGAAGTTCCGGCAGGTGTTGATGAAGTCGGTGGGGAGGGTGCCAACCCCTAGATTGTGGATCCTCGTCCTTTGTCCGAGTATGGTGAGGTTCTCCATACTGGGGTGTTGGATCAGCTTTCCTAATTTGTGTACTTTGTAACTAGtactttttctttccttttttgaagaaacactactgtggttttttttttttataaatggcTTGTTTAGAGTGCTTGCTGCACTAATGATATTTTTTGATGCACTGCTTGTGCATATCTGTCTTGATGGTTTATAGGTTATGTTTGAATTACAATATGTTGAATATGCTTAATTACTTTTGAATAGGTAGAGCGAATGAGAATGGTATTTGTGCTCATGCGTGAATGTTTGTCTAAAAATGCGCGCGGAATTGTGCTGTTTTTAGACTGCTCATGAGGCGCACAATGTTCACCATTTTGTTTTCGCGTAAACCAAAAAGGATTATATGTAATTTGTAATAAACGATAACGTGTAAGGATAATTTTTTTGCATTAGTAAGGCGCAGGGCCAATAATACAAAGTGGAACAGAAAAATACATTGCCTGTATTGTTTCGTCTTGTGGAATAGTTCGGCTTATATATAACACCTGCGCAGCTGCTGCGCGTTCCAGGTGCGGGGAACTTTTGTCCCATCAATTATTTTCAGGGTGTACGCCCCTTTGCCTAGGACTTCATTGATAatgtatggtccttcccattttggcgCTAGTTTACCTAGTTTTCGGCATTAGAAGCTTCCTTGTCGCGCAAAACGAAGTCTCCTGGAACGAATGTACACACGCGTACGCGCGTGTTGTAGTatttttcaagtttggatttgtacCTTGCCTCTGCGATGGcggcgttttcgcgcctttcctCAAGAGGGTCTAAATCCATTCTTTGCTCCTGCTCGTTGTTTTGCTTTTCCATGGCGAGCATGCGCGACGATGGAAGGCGAATTTCGGCTGGGATTACCGCATCTGATCCGTAGACAAGACTGAATGGGGTTTCCCCTGTGCTAGTCTTTGGCATGGTACGATGGGCCCATAAGATGCTGGGAAGTTCATCAACCCATCCTCTGCGCGCTATTCCAAGTCGTGCTTTTATGCCATCGACGATCTGTTTGTTGACactctcaacttggccatttGCTTGTGGGTGTGCCACAGAAGCAAAATTGTGTTCGATCTTCATTTCTTTGAACCACTATTGAAGATCTTCTGAGGCAAAATTGGTGCCATTGTCGGAGATAATACGTAATGGTAATCCAAATCTGCAAATAatatgttcccatataaatttgcggATTACCATTGCTGTGGTTGAAGCTAATGCCTTAGCTTCAACCCACTTTGTGAAATAGTCGACTGCTACGATGATAAATTTAACGGCGCCTGGCGTGTTAGGGAATGGACCAACGAGATCAATGCCCCATTGCTGGAAGGGCTAAGCGGACGTGACTGGTACGATCGGATTTTTTGGTCGGAGTGTCTTTGGTGCATGGCGCTGACAAGCTACGCATTTCTGTAGTAATTCTACTACGTCCACGTGCATTCCCGGCCAATAATAGCCCTCATTCATTAGTTTTGCCACTACCATGCGCGGTCCAGCGTGTATCCAGCATAAACCTTCATGGATTTCCCTGACTAAATATTGCCCGTCTGTTTTGTCAACATAGCGCAGTAGTGGTCCCATGAATGACTTCCGGTACAGAATCTCCTCCGCCATTTCATAGTTTATTGCCTTGTTCTAGATTTTCCTAGCTTCTGCCTTTCCTTCCAGCAGTTTCCCATGTTGTAGATACATGATGATCGGGGACATC of Helianthus annuus cultivar XRQ/B chromosome 1, HanXRQr2.0-SUNRISE, whole genome shotgun sequence contains these proteins:
- the LOC110937279 gene encoding uncharacterized protein LOC110937279, which encodes MKIEHNFASVAHPQANGQVESVNKQIVDGIKARLGIARRGWVDELPSILWAHRTMPKTSTGETPFSLVYGSDAVIPAEIRLPSSRMLAMEKQNNEQEQRMDLDPLEERRENAAIAEARYKSKLEKYYNTRVRVCTFVPGDFVLRDKEASNAEN